A genomic window from Fibrobacterota bacterium includes:
- a CDS encoding radical SAM protein: MVETRLPVERHPCFSEGKKHEFGRIHLPVAPKCNIQCAYCSRKTDCPNESRPGVSSRVLAPKEAAAYLHRAIAAEPRIAVCGIAGPGDPFANTDVTMETLRLIRDTAPEMLLCVSSNGLGLTEEVVNGLAEVRVSHMTITINAVDPEVGAKVYAWVRDGKKTYRGIEGAKLLMERQLAAIPMFKSHGIEVKINTVIVPGINDHHVEDIARVVSELGADVHNLIPMTPAPGALFEDLSEPDANMMHRARRGSGKYLKQMMHCQRCRADAVGLLEEDRSREFAALMDEARDEVARDRPYVAVATQEGVLVNQHLGVADRVQIWERSEDGFRLIEDRPCPSPGSGGSRWDELADVVADCRAILVAAAGEAPRKALEAKGVAVCEMEGLIDDALETVYGGQDVAKLRARRNGLGSACGCGKVREPGTGCG, encoded by the coding sequence GCTCGCGCAAAACGGATTGTCCCAACGAGAGCCGTCCGGGTGTTTCCAGTCGCGTGCTGGCCCCCAAGGAGGCCGCCGCCTACCTGCACCGGGCCATCGCCGCCGAACCTCGCATCGCGGTTTGCGGTATCGCGGGTCCGGGCGATCCGTTCGCGAACACCGACGTGACCATGGAAACCTTGCGTCTGATCCGCGACACGGCTCCGGAAATGCTTTTGTGCGTTTCTTCCAACGGCTTGGGCCTCACGGAAGAGGTCGTCAACGGCCTGGCGGAAGTGCGCGTCTCGCACATGACCATCACCATCAATGCGGTGGATCCGGAAGTGGGTGCGAAGGTCTACGCCTGGGTGCGCGATGGCAAGAAGACCTATCGGGGCATCGAAGGCGCCAAGCTTTTGATGGAGCGCCAGTTGGCTGCCATCCCGATGTTCAAAAGCCACGGCATCGAAGTGAAGATCAACACCGTGATCGTTCCGGGCATCAACGACCATCATGTGGAAGACATCGCTCGCGTGGTGTCCGAGCTTGGCGCGGATGTCCACAACCTGATCCCCATGACTCCGGCTCCCGGAGCGCTGTTCGAGGACCTTTCCGAGCCCGATGCCAACATGATGCACCGCGCACGCCGCGGATCCGGCAAGTACCTCAAGCAGATGATGCACTGCCAGCGCTGCCGTGCCGATGCCGTGGGTCTTCTGGAGGAGGACCGCTCCCGCGAATTCGCCGCGCTCATGGACGAGGCGCGAGACGAAGTGGCGCGGGACCGGCCCTACGTGGCGGTGGCCACGCAGGAAGGTGTGCTGGTGAACCAACACCTGGGCGTGGCCGATCGCGTCCAGATCTGGGAGCGCTCCGAGGACGGATTCCGTCTGATCGAAGATCGCCCGTGCCCATCGCCGGGATCCGGCGGCTCTCGCTGGGACGAACTGGCGGATGTGGTGGCCGACTGCCGCGCCATCTTGGTGGCGGCGGCGGGCGAAGCCCCGCGCAAGGCCTTGGAAGCCAAGGGCGTGGCGGTCTGCGAGATGGAAGGCCTGATCGACGACGCGCTGGAAACCGTGTACGGTGGCCAGGACGTGGCCAAGCTGCGGGCGCGTCGCAACGGACTGGGCAGCGCCTGTGGATGCGGCAAGGTGCGCGAGCCGGGAACGGGCTGCGGGTAG